A single region of the Pleurocapsa minor HA4230-MV1 genome encodes:
- a CDS encoding energy-coupling factor ABC transporter ATP-binding protein: protein MLRLQNLVYHPPATPQPILNDINLELPAQQLGLIVGASGSGKTTILEILAGLAEPTKGKIYWRTKQLTNLELQQLAGLVFQFPERHFCGGTVLEELRLGHPELDLKRVRDALSEVGLDQISLQISPHALSGGQQRRLALAVQLIRQPNILMLDEPTAGLDWSMRIQLAKLLAKLKQHWTLLVVTHDPGELIEIADRCWTINHGVLQPMEPTALNR from the coding sequence ATGCTGCGTCTGCAAAATCTGGTTTATCATCCTCCAGCAACTCCTCAACCGATTCTAAACGATATTAACCTAGAGCTACCAGCCCAGCAGCTAGGATTAATCGTCGGGGCGAGTGGTTCAGGCAAAACCACTATCTTAGAAATCTTGGCAGGATTAGCCGAACCGACCAAAGGTAAAATTTATTGGCGTACTAAACAACTAACCAATCTAGAACTACAGCAGCTAGCAGGCTTAGTCTTTCAGTTTCCCGAACGGCATTTTTGTGGCGGGACAGTATTAGAAGAGTTACGCCTAGGTCATCCCGAATTAGACTTAAAAAGAGTCAGAGATGCTTTAAGCGAGGTAGGATTAGATCAGATATCTCTCCAGATATCACCTCACGCCCTCAGCGGAGGACAACAGCGTCGTTTAGCATTGGCAGTACAGCTAATTCGCCAGCCTAATATACTGATGCTGGATGAACCAACAGCAGGGTTAGATTGGTCAATGCGAATTCAGTTAGCCAAACTGTTAGCCAAATTAAAGCAGCATTGGACTTTACTGGTGGTAACTCACGATCCTGGAGAACTAATTGAAATAGCCGATCGCTGTTGGACGATCAATCATGGCGTTTTACAACCGATGGAGCCAACTGCCTTGAACCGATAA
- the rsmG gene encoding 16S rRNA (guanine(527)-N(7))-methyltransferase RsmG, with protein sequence MSQIETNLLPPMNQVWSQTLNWQPNNTQEQLFQQVYQEVLEGNRQQNLTRITSPEDFWEKHLWDSLSGIIGLEEILAHKLQIIDVGTGAGFPGIPLAIAFPHWRITLLDSTRKKITFVNDLIAKLQLNNATGIVARAEALGRIPGDRASYDLALVRAVSKPSVCAEYGLPFVKQGGLAVLYRGHWSDEDTASLAAAAAQLGGKIELIHRWETPLSKGIRHCIYLRKHSATSKKFPRAVGIPDKQPL encoded by the coding sequence ATGAGTCAAATTGAAACCAACTTACTGCCTCCAATGAACCAGGTTTGGTCGCAAACTCTTAATTGGCAACCCAACAATACTCAAGAGCAACTATTTCAACAGGTTTATCAAGAGGTACTAGAGGGAAATCGCCAGCAAAATTTGACACGCATCACTTCCCCTGAAGACTTTTGGGAAAAGCATCTGTGGGATTCTTTGTCAGGCATAATTGGCTTAGAGGAAATTTTAGCTCATAAACTACAGATTATTGACGTGGGTACTGGGGCTGGGTTTCCTGGTATTCCTTTGGCGATCGCTTTTCCCCATTGGCGCATTACGCTACTCGACTCAACCCGTAAGAAAATTACTTTTGTCAACGATTTAATTGCCAAACTACAGCTCAATAACGCGACAGGAATAGTCGCCAGAGCAGAAGCATTAGGCAGAATTCCAGGCGATCGCGCTAGCTATGATCTGGCATTAGTTAGAGCAGTAAGTAAGCCTTCTGTCTGTGCTGAATACGGTCTTCCTTTTGTCAAACAAGGGGGATTAGCCGTTCTTTATCGGGGACATTGGAGTGATGAAGATACAGCAAGTCTGGCAGCAGCAGCAGCTCAATTAGGCGGCAAGATTGAACTGATTCATCGTTGGGAAACTCCTCTAAGCAAAGGCATTCGTCACTGTATTTATCTCCGCAAGCATTCTGCCACGTCTAAAAAATTCCCTCGCGCCGTGGGTATTCCCGACAAGCAACCACTTTAA